A genomic segment from Candidatus Binatota bacterium encodes:
- a CDS encoding glucose 1-dehydrogenase, whose product MADMKDRRVLITGGGSGIGLGCAEAVVKAGGRVVLAGRREDVLEQACSELGAAAAWASCDVGDDAQVRATVDRAVKIMGGLDGAVNAAGQGAAGTVINSPVEDFEATLKTNLSGVYSSLRWEARAMKACGGGSIVNVSSIAAELTHPWMTAYCVSKAAVNMLTRCAADDLGEHGVRVNAVMPGLVRTGLVEPITTDETSTEEYLQLMPLRRVGEPTDVASLVTFLLSGESSWITGQAVSVDGGHSLRKGPDLSPLIRQVLPVED is encoded by the coding sequence ATGGCTGATATGAAAGACCGGCGGGTGCTGATCACGGGAGGAGGCAGCGGTATCGGCCTGGGCTGCGCTGAAGCGGTGGTCAAGGCCGGCGGCCGGGTAGTCCTGGCCGGCCGTCGCGAGGATGTACTCGAGCAGGCCTGCTCCGAGCTGGGAGCGGCGGCTGCCTGGGCCAGTTGTGATGTGGGCGACGACGCCCAGGTCAGGGCGACCGTTGATCGAGCGGTCAAAATCATGGGCGGGCTCGATGGCGCGGTGAATGCAGCGGGGCAGGGCGCGGCAGGTACCGTGATCAACAGCCCGGTGGAGGATTTTGAAGCCACGCTCAAGACCAACCTGTCTGGTGTCTACAGCTCCCTGCGATGGGAAGCCCGGGCGATGAAGGCTTGCGGGGGAGGCAGTATCGTCAACGTGAGCTCTATAGCGGCCGAGCTCACCCACCCCTGGATGACCGCCTACTGCGTCTCGAAGGCGGCGGTCAACATGCTCACCCGCTGCGCGGCCGATGATCTCGGCGAGCACGGGGTGAGGGTAAACGCCGTTATGCCCGGCCTGGTGCGCACCGGGCTCGTGGAGCCGATTACCACTGACGAGACTTCGACCGAGGAGTACCTGCAGCTCATGCCCCTGCGACGGGTTGGCGAACCCACCGACGTAGCTTCGCTGGTCACTTTCCTGCTCAGCGGGGAGTCGTCCTGGATCACGGGGCAGGCCGTATCGGTTGACGGCGGACACAGCTTGCGCAAGGGGCCGGATCTGAGCCCCTTGATACGCCAGGTCTTGCCCGTAGAGGACTGA
- a CDS encoding NUDIX domain-containing protein, which produces MQSSAATQPSSGLLTTLLRHDAGDEAEARDLAEIIEFVRIEPRPFARNSDDSPPARQGHLTGSAIVVSADGEKVVLLHHAKLDRWLQPGGHGEPGERLGEQVALREAREETGINGLSLHPDAPQPLDVDVHDIPGRADEEAHRHLDLRYLLVAPAGARLKIDPRESLAVEWFAWEQLGELGLDQGLLRALAKARLAIIDAATA; this is translated from the coding sequence ATGCAGTCCAGCGCCGCTACCCAGCCCAGCAGCGGCCTGTTGACCACCTTGCTCAGGCACGACGCCGGCGACGAGGCCGAGGCCCGCGACCTCGCTGAAATAATCGAGTTCGTAAGAATCGAGCCACGCCCCTTTGCCAGGAACAGCGACGACAGCCCACCCGCCCGCCAGGGACACCTGACCGGCAGCGCCATCGTCGTTTCAGCCGACGGCGAAAAAGTCGTCCTGCTGCACCACGCGAAACTGGACCGCTGGTTGCAGCCCGGTGGACACGGTGAGCCCGGCGAGCGCCTCGGCGAACAAGTAGCCCTGCGCGAGGCACGCGAAGAAACCGGCATCAACGGGCTCAGCCTGCATCCCGACGCACCGCAGCCACTCGACGTGGACGTACACGACATCCCCGGACGTGCCGACGAAGAAGCCCACCGCCACCTCGACCTGAGGTACCTGCTCGTGGCGCCTGCCGGCGCTCGATTAAAAATAGACCCCCGCGAATCCCTGGCCGTGGAATGGTTTGCATGGGAGCAGCTGGGCGAGCTCGGTCTTGACCAGGGCCTGCTGCGCGCGCTTGCCAAGGCACGACTGGCCATCATAGACGCCGCCACAGCGTAG
- a CDS encoding alpha/beta fold hydrolase, whose translation MTDTRFTREDVDFVCRGLSCAAWLYRPVVPATDGRLPPLIVMAHGFGAWRNFGLPAFAERFAAAGMAVMLFDYRCFGDSEGSPRNWVSHRRHLQDWKAAVAHARSLQGVDAGRLALWGSSFSGGHVVVTAAGDPDIKAVVAQVPLADGPAAMSSTPAAKGLKMLAAGLRDAGRMLSRRPAYTLPIVGDPGELAVLNGENCSDGYLDIVPAGSNWDNSCPARVVFTAAFYRPIKSAPHVTCPTLLLAARHDELVPYESVEREARALPRGELVTLDCGHFDPYLGETFERTVSIETEFLARHLQA comes from the coding sequence ATGACCGACACCCGTTTCACCCGCGAAGACGTCGATTTTGTTTGCAGGGGACTGAGCTGCGCCGCATGGCTGTACCGACCCGTCGTGCCCGCCACCGATGGTCGACTTCCGCCGCTTATCGTCATGGCGCACGGCTTCGGTGCCTGGCGGAATTTCGGCCTACCCGCTTTCGCCGAACGTTTTGCCGCGGCCGGTATGGCTGTCATGCTTTTTGACTACCGCTGCTTCGGCGACAGCGAAGGTTCTCCGAGAAACTGGGTCAGCCACCGGCGCCACCTTCAGGATTGGAAAGCAGCGGTCGCCCACGCACGCTCGCTGCAGGGAGTAGACGCTGGACGCCTGGCGCTGTGGGGCTCCTCGTTCTCGGGCGGGCACGTGGTAGTCACCGCCGCGGGCGACCCCGACATCAAAGCCGTGGTCGCACAGGTGCCGCTGGCCGACGGACCCGCCGCCATGTCATCCACGCCAGCGGCCAAGGGGCTGAAGATGCTCGCCGCCGGCCTGCGCGATGCCGGCCGGATGCTCAGCCGCAGGCCAGCTTACACACTGCCCATAGTGGGTGATCCGGGCGAACTCGCAGTGCTCAATGGCGAGAACTGCAGCGACGGCTACCTCGACATCGTTCCGGCTGGAAGCAACTGGGACAACAGCTGTCCAGCGCGGGTCGTCTTCACCGCCGCGTTCTACCGGCCGATAAAAAGCGCGCCGCACGTGACCTGCCCCACCCTGCTTCTGGCCGCCCGTCACGACGAGCTCGTGCCTTACGAATCAGTCGAACGCGAGGCCCGCGCCCTGCCCCGGGGAGAACTGGTAACGCTGGACTGCGGTCACTTTGACCCTTACCTCGGCGAGACCTTCGAACGCACGGTCTCCATCGAAACAGAGTTTCTCGCCAGGCACCTGCAAGCCTGA
- a CDS encoding DJ-1/PfpI family protein: MFGNCPQLELCTVALSAGPVKSAQGVEAVADYALDDCPPLDLLLIPGGFGSREEISNQPLLDWLGKRVAETRVTMTVCSGSMLLAATGLLDGRPATTNKALFNEITEFTPAVKWVKQARWVDDGDIVTASGVSAGIDMALAVVAREFGEEQAKLLAELTEYEWHRDPNWDPFARVHGLVD, translated from the coding sequence ATGTTCGGCAACTGCCCGCAGCTCGAGCTGTGCACCGTGGCTCTTTCTGCCGGCCCTGTGAAATCGGCCCAGGGCGTCGAAGCGGTGGCAGACTACGCACTCGATGATTGCCCGCCCCTGGACCTGCTCCTCATCCCCGGTGGCTTTGGCAGCAGGGAAGAAATTTCCAACCAGCCGTTGCTCGATTGGCTTGGAAAACGCGTTGCCGAAACGCGCGTGACCATGACCGTGTGCAGCGGCAGTATGCTGCTGGCGGCCACGGGCCTGCTCGACGGCCGGCCTGCGACTACCAACAAGGCTCTATTCAACGAGATCACTGAATTCACGCCGGCTGTAAAGTGGGTCAAGCAGGCCCGCTGGGTTGACGACGGCGATATCGTTACCGCCTCGGGCGTATCAGCGGGCATAGACATGGCGTTGGCCGTCGTGGCCCGGGAGTTCGGCGAGGAACAAGCTAAACTGCTGGCCGAGCTGACCGAGTACGAATGGCATCGTGACCCCAATTGGGATCCTTTTGCTCGCGTGCACGGGCTCGTTGACTGA